The proteins below are encoded in one region of Cherax quadricarinatus isolate ZL_2023a chromosome 29, ASM3850222v1, whole genome shotgun sequence:
- the LOC128690521 gene encoding tRNA (guanine(37)-N1)-methyltransferase isoform X1, whose product MLQVLQKACCTSNSYKYGRWYIGLRSFNIKSLASQPVKKYRPIKCIHVCAHLICSENISKVVNLKQYLKYMTSLHKIKQTMDISLFSPPACVRGMTELNRDSFKKNIIVPHVTVKSSEINGALKCLKKYLLKLHKFKCVQNDENDADKKVLVLNPLLVTEFADIEGDLMKFCDDAIFISKEIALSYENWKAEDILKAVLPENQEGVQSYSLIGHILHLNLREHVLPYKFLTGQVFLDKIPGISLVVNKTNNIDSTYRNFEMEVLAGSGDTLVTVRENGSVYSMDFAKVYWNPRLSTEHDRVIKKFKHGDILYDVMAGIGPFAIPVGRKKCYVLANDLNPHSYDALVKNCEKNNVNDRVRCYNLDGGEFIKTVLKADLLEKWQDKSFCGTVHITMNLPAMAVEFLPAFVGLYKNIDLPQNLSLPILHVYMFTNDVTDDDAISKVAEKLGYATHSHVSHKENEILAESTTTEMCLEENLKCSTKTRLLNNLDLRKYVLEVVNIRKVAPNKIMMRVSLQLPIEVLLKDSDTLDGPPCKKSKEL is encoded by the coding sequence AGTTCTCCAGAAGGCTTGCTGCACCTCAAACTCCTACAAGTATGGCAGATGGTACATTGGTTTAAGATCATTTAACATTAAATCGCTTGCATCACAGCCAGTCAAAAAGTATAGACCCATAAAGTGTATTCATGTGTGTGCGCATTTGATTTGTTCTGAAAATATCAGTAAGGTTGTTAACCTTAAACAATATTTAAAATACATGACTTCTCTACATAAGATTAAGCAAACAATGGATATAAGTCTTTTCTCCCCCCCAGCATGTGTGAGAGGAATGACTGAACTCAATAGAGACTCATTCAAAAAGAACATAATTGTTCCTCATGTCACTGTTAAAAGTAGTGAAATAAATGGTGCACTCAAATGCCTTAAAAAGTATTTATTAAAGTTGCATAAATTCAAGTGTGTTCAGAATGATGAAAATGATGCAGACAAGAAGGTATTAGTACTTAACCCTTTACTGGTAACAGAATTTGCCGATATTGAAGGAGACTTAATGAAATTTTGTGATGATGCCATTTTCATTTCCAAAGAAATTGCACTAAGTTATGAAAATTGGAAAGCTGAAGACATTTTGAAGGCTGTACTTCCAGAAAACCAAGAAGGAGTCCAAAGTTACTCATTAATAGGACACATCCTTCATCTCAATCTTCGTGAACATGTGCTCCCATATAAATTCTTGACTGGACAAGTTTTTCTGGATAAGATCCCAGGTATTTCTTTAGTTGTTAACAAAACAAATAATATTGATTCCACTTACAGGAACTTTGAGATGGAAGTTTTGGCAGGTAGCGGGGACACACTTGTGACTGTCAGAGAAAATGGTAGCGTATATTCAATGGATTTTGCAAAAGTATACTGGAATCCCCGACTCTCGACTGAACATGACCGTGTAATAAAGAAATTTAAGCATGGGGACATCCTGTACGATGTCATGGCAGGTATAGGGCCATTTGCTATTCCAGTAGGACGAAAGAAGTGTTATGTTTTAGCCAATGATCTTAATCCACATTCGTATGATGCTCTAGTGAAGAACTGTGAAAAAAACAATGTGAATGACAGAGTCAGATGCTATAATCTAGATGGTGGTGAATTCATCAAGACAGTGTTGAAAGCTGACCTTTTGGAAAAGTGGCAAGATAAGAGTTTTTGTGGTACTGTGCACATCACCATGAATCTTCCTGCTATGGCAGTTGAATTTCTGCCAGCATTTGTGGGCCTTTATAAAAATATAGATTTGCCTCAGAATCTATCATTACCAATTCTTCATGTGTACATGTTTACAAATGATGTGACAGATGATGATGCCATAAGTAAGGTAGCTGAAAAGCTTGGTTATGCTACTCATTCACATGTTTCACATAAGGAAAATGAAATATTAGCTGAAAGTACAACCACTGAAATGTGTCTTGAAGAAAACCTAAAGTGTTCCACCAAAACCAGATTGCTAAATAACTTAGATCTACGAAAGTATGTTCTTGAAGTAGTAAACATACGAAAGGTAGCCCCAAATAAGATAATGATGCGTGTAAGTTTACAACTGCCAATAGAAGTTTTGTTGAAGGATTCAGATACTCTTGATGGACCTCCATGTAAGAAATCAAAGGAACTGTGA
- the LOC128690521 gene encoding tRNA (guanine(37)-N1)-methyltransferase isoform X2, protein MTSLHKIKQTMDISLFSPPACVRGMTELNRDSFKKNIIVPHVTVKSSEINGALKCLKKYLLKLHKFKCVQNDENDADKKVLVLNPLLVTEFADIEGDLMKFCDDAIFISKEIALSYENWKAEDILKAVLPENQEGVQSYSLIGHILHLNLREHVLPYKFLTGQVFLDKIPGISLVVNKTNNIDSTYRNFEMEVLAGSGDTLVTVRENGSVYSMDFAKVYWNPRLSTEHDRVIKKFKHGDILYDVMAGIGPFAIPVGRKKCYVLANDLNPHSYDALVKNCEKNNVNDRVRCYNLDGGEFIKTVLKADLLEKWQDKSFCGTVHITMNLPAMAVEFLPAFVGLYKNIDLPQNLSLPILHVYMFTNDVTDDDAISKVAEKLGYATHSHVSHKENEILAESTTTEMCLEENLKCSTKTRLLNNLDLRKYVLEVVNIRKVAPNKIMMRVSLQLPIEVLLKDSDTLDGPPCKKSKEL, encoded by the coding sequence ATGACTTCTCTACATAAGATTAAGCAAACAATGGATATAAGTCTTTTCTCCCCCCCAGCATGTGTGAGAGGAATGACTGAACTCAATAGAGACTCATTCAAAAAGAACATAATTGTTCCTCATGTCACTGTTAAAAGTAGTGAAATAAATGGTGCACTCAAATGCCTTAAAAAGTATTTATTAAAGTTGCATAAATTCAAGTGTGTTCAGAATGATGAAAATGATGCAGACAAGAAGGTATTAGTACTTAACCCTTTACTGGTAACAGAATTTGCCGATATTGAAGGAGACTTAATGAAATTTTGTGATGATGCCATTTTCATTTCCAAAGAAATTGCACTAAGTTATGAAAATTGGAAAGCTGAAGACATTTTGAAGGCTGTACTTCCAGAAAACCAAGAAGGAGTCCAAAGTTACTCATTAATAGGACACATCCTTCATCTCAATCTTCGTGAACATGTGCTCCCATATAAATTCTTGACTGGACAAGTTTTTCTGGATAAGATCCCAGGTATTTCTTTAGTTGTTAACAAAACAAATAATATTGATTCCACTTACAGGAACTTTGAGATGGAAGTTTTGGCAGGTAGCGGGGACACACTTGTGACTGTCAGAGAAAATGGTAGCGTATATTCAATGGATTTTGCAAAAGTATACTGGAATCCCCGACTCTCGACTGAACATGACCGTGTAATAAAGAAATTTAAGCATGGGGACATCCTGTACGATGTCATGGCAGGTATAGGGCCATTTGCTATTCCAGTAGGACGAAAGAAGTGTTATGTTTTAGCCAATGATCTTAATCCACATTCGTATGATGCTCTAGTGAAGAACTGTGAAAAAAACAATGTGAATGACAGAGTCAGATGCTATAATCTAGATGGTGGTGAATTCATCAAGACAGTGTTGAAAGCTGACCTTTTGGAAAAGTGGCAAGATAAGAGTTTTTGTGGTACTGTGCACATCACCATGAATCTTCCTGCTATGGCAGTTGAATTTCTGCCAGCATTTGTGGGCCTTTATAAAAATATAGATTTGCCTCAGAATCTATCATTACCAATTCTTCATGTGTACATGTTTACAAATGATGTGACAGATGATGATGCCATAAGTAAGGTAGCTGAAAAGCTTGGTTATGCTACTCATTCACATGTTTCACATAAGGAAAATGAAATATTAGCTGAAAGTACAACCACTGAAATGTGTCTTGAAGAAAACCTAAAGTGTTCCACCAAAACCAGATTGCTAAATAACTTAGATCTACGAAAGTATGTTCTTGAAGTAGTAAACATACGAAAGGTAGCCCCAAATAAGATAATGATGCGTGTAAGTTTACAACTGCCAATAGAAGTTTTGTTGAAGGATTCAGATACTCTTGATGGACCTCCATGTAAGAAATCAAAGGAACTGTGA